One genomic window of Cannabis sativa cultivar Pink pepper isolate KNU-18-1 chromosome 2, ASM2916894v1, whole genome shotgun sequence includes the following:
- the LOC133034606 gene encoding uncharacterized protein LOC133034606, with product MCPFCNLASESIHHVLLQCGFAQSYWRVSGVNMAAGLGVDFSSWFFNVAETQSRVLVCEAAMVGWKIWAARNDVLWNSKTCSTMEVVRSARVVIDQWKNAQSQKGGALLVNDINNACERWRKPVFNTVKVNVDGAIFEAENKFGVGCVARDSNGCLITTLSVSRFGLVKAEIVEIIGIKEALRWIKKKQWTNVVIETDALVVVQAINSSILMPSQFRLLARDCHEMLSSFTSVYLIFVKRSANKAAYCVTRGSCYLSDCEYSEHDAHSALKNIISSECF from the coding sequence ATGTGCCCTTTTTGTAACCTTGCTAGTGAATCCATTCATCACGTTCTTCTTCAGTGTGGCTTTGCTCAATCTTATTGGAGAGTTTCAGGTGTTAATATGGCTGCTGGGTTAGGGGTAGACTTTAGTAGCTGGTTCTTTAATGTCGCTGAAACTCAAAGCCGGGTATTGGTGTGTGAAGCGGCAATGGTTGGTTGGAAAATTTGGGCTGCAAGAAATGATGTGCTGTGGAATAGTAAAACCTGTTCGACTATGGAGGTGGTTCGGTCAGCTAGAGTTGTCATTGACCAATGGAAGAATGCTCAATCTCAAAAAGGTGGTGCGTTGCTAGTTAATGATATTAATAATGCATGTGAGCGTTGGAGGAAACCTGTGTTCAATACGGTTAAGGTGAATGTTGATGGAGCTATTTTTGAAGCTGAAAACAAGTTTGGTGTTGGTTGTGTGGCTCGTGATTCCAATGGTTGTTTGATTACGACCTTGTCTGTAAGTCGTTTTGGCTTAGTCAAGGCGGAAATTGTTGAAATAATTGGGATCAAAGAAGCCTTGAGATGGATAAAGAAGAAACAGTGGACTAATGTTGTAATTGAAACTGATGCTTTGGTGGTGGTTCAAGCTATTAATAGCTCTATTCTTATGCCTTCTCAGTTTAGATTACTAGCTCGGGATTGCCATGAGATGCTTTCTTCTTTTACTagtgtttatttgatttttgttaaacgatctgctaatAAGGCTGCTTATTGTGTTACTAGAGGGTCTTGTTATTTGTCAGATTGTGAATATAGTGAGCATGATGCTCATAGCGCTCTAAAGAATATTATATCTTCTGAATGTTTTTGA